The Channa argus isolate prfri chromosome 14, Channa argus male v1.0, whole genome shotgun sequence genome includes a window with the following:
- the asip2b gene encoding agouti-signaling protein 2b, whose protein sequence is MNKTTGKHLLCLLLLLVPVSWAEDTKRDVRKTDSVADWSQVKTRQLFARRKESHIPKDKSDLTTPARRCGRLMENCSTHMLCCDPCASCRCRLFNTICHCWRMNPLCLKRT, encoded by the exons ATGAATAAAACCACCGGAAAACACTTGTTGTGCCTTCTCCTGCTGCTCGTTCCGGTATCATGGGCAGAGGACACGAAGAGAGACGTAAGGAAAACCGACAGTGTCGCAG ATTGGAGCCAAGTGAAGACCAGACAACTGTTTGCAAGACGAAAGGAAAGTCACATTCCT AAAGACAAGTCAGATCTGACAACGCCTGCACGTCGCTGCGGCCGCCTGATGGAGAATTGCTCCACTCACATGCTGTGCTGCGACCCCTGCGCCTCCTGCCGCTGTCGACTCTTCAACACCATCTGCCACTGCTGGAGGATGAACCCCCTGTGCTTAAAGAGGACATAG
- the LOC137098400 gene encoding receptor-interacting serine/threonine-protein kinase 2-like isoform X2: MEPAAMGCVNIGSLTSTLPVIPYQKLTDLYYLSRGGFGTVFKAQHSDWRTTVAIKCLKLDSPVGERERNCLLKEAEVLHKARFNYIIQIFGICNEPEFFCIVTEYMSNGSLDLLLHEKDMYPVLAWPLRLRILYEIALGVNFLHNMNPPLLHHDLKTQNILLDGEFHVKIADFGLSKWRQLSVSKGSGSKPTEMGGTVIYMPPEEYEPSKSRRADVKHDMYSYAIIMWEVLSRQIPFEEVTNPMQIMFSVLRGMRPDTSLDSLPADIPSRETLISLMTCGWTSNPDERPSFLNCLIELEPMVRKFYEIDFLQAVLEIKRSKDSSNSGSGSGSGSDISLPGALTSSNAAPSKGDLPSSFMANTLEPPESLKDHCAVNNLNGYQSARPLNDLNNPLKLGLPVSECETLLDNLTLKQPQPRDHCPPLHHSSPSQGPIAQWIATRREEIVSQMTEACLNQSLDALLARSMLMREDYELVVNQATRTAKVRQLLDNCHRHSEEFSCIVVRKLHDNKQMGLQPYPAEISSPTTAFVSSTPPQSMSYNIPRNM, translated from the exons ATGGAGCCTGCGGCTATGGGCTGTGTGAATATTGGAAGTCTGACCAGCACCTTGCCCGTGATCCCCTACCAGAAGCTGACCGACCTGTACTACCTGAGCAGAGGAGGCTTCGGCACCGTGTTTAAGGCGCAGCACTCGGACTGGAGGACCACTGTGGCCATCAAATGTCTAAAGCTCGACTCACCGGTTGGAGAAAG AGAGAGGAACTGCCTGCTGAAGGAGGCAGAAGTGCTTCACAAAGCTAGATTTAACTACATCATCCAGATCTTTGGCATCTGCAATGAGCCTGAGTTCTTCTGCATAGTCACAGAATATATGAGCAATGGCTCTCTGGACCTGTTGCTCCATGAG AAGGACATGTATCCTGTTCTTGCCTGGCCTTTACGACTGAGGATTCTTTATGAAATTGCTCTTGGGGTTAACTTCCTTCACAACATGAACCCACCACTTTTACACCATGACCTAAAGACACAGAACATACTGTTGGATGGTGAATTTCATGTTAAG ATTGCCGACTTTGGTCTTTCAAAATGGCGGCAGCTATCTGTCAGTAAAGGCTCAGGCTCCAAGCCCACAGAGATGGGGGGCACAGTGATTTACATGCCCCCTGAGGAGTATGAACCATCCAAGAGCCGCCGGGCAGATGTCAAACATGATATGTACAG TTATGCCATCATTATGTGGGAGGTTCTATCCAGGCAGATCCCATTTGAAG AGGTGACAAACCCAATGCAGATCATGTTCAGCGTACTGCGTGGGATGCGTCCTGACACCAGCTTGGACAGCCTGCCCGCTGACATTCCGAGTAGGGAAACCCTGATCAGTTTAATGACTTGTGGCTGGACCTCTAATCCAGATGAAAGACCTTCATTCCTTA ACTGTTTGATTGAGCTAGAGCCCATGGTGAGGAAGTTTTATGAAATTGACTTCCTGCAGGCTGTGCTGGAGAtcaagaggtcaaag GATAGCTCCAATTCAGGCTCAGGCTCAGGCTCAGGCTCCGACATATCTCTACCAGGTGCTCTCACCAGCAGCAATGCTGCCCCCTCTAAAG GTGACCTTCCATCATCATTCATGGCTAATACTTTAGAGCCTCCTGAATCTCTGAAGGACCACTGTGCAGTTAACAATTTAAATGGCTACCAGAGTGCTAGGCCTTTAAATGATCTGAATAATCCCCTCAAACTTGGCTTACCAGTCTCTGAGTGTGAGACACTGCTTGACAACCTCACCCTGAAACAGCCACAGCCACGAG ATCACTGTCCCCCACTCCACCACTCCTCACCATCACAAGGGCCAATTGCTCAGTGGATTGCAACACGGCGTGAGGAGATTGTCTCCCAGATGACGGAGGCTTGTCTGAACCAGAGTTTGGATGCACTGCTAGCCCGCTCCATGCTGATGCGAGAGGATTATGAACTTGTGGTAAACCAGGCAACGCGCACTGCCAAGGTCCGTCAGCTGCTGGACAACTGTCACCGACACAGTGAAGAATTCTCATGCATCGTTGTCCGCAAGTTGCATGACAACAAACAGATGGGCTTGCAGCCGTACCCAGCTGAAATCAGTTCCCCCACTACAGCCTTTGTCTCCAGCACACCCCCACAGTCTATGTCCTACAATATCCCCAGGAATATGTAG
- the LOC137098400 gene encoding receptor-interacting serine/threonine-protein kinase 2-like isoform X1: MEPAAMGCVNIGSLTSTLPVIPYQKLTDLYYLSRGGFGTVFKAQHSDWRTTVAIKCLKLDSPVGERERNCLLKEAEVLHKARFNYIIQIFGICNEPEFFCIVTEYMSNGSLDLLLHEKDMYPVLAWPLRLRILYEIALGVNFLHNMNPPLLHHDLKTQNILLDGEFHVKIADFGLSKWRQLSVSKGSGSKPTEMGGTVIYMPPEEYEPSKSRRADVKHDMYSYAIIMWEVLSRQIPFEEVTNPMQIMFSVLRGMRPDTSLDSLPADIPSRETLISLMTCGWTSNPDERPSFLNCLIELEPMVRKFYEIDFLQAVLEIKRSKLRQRSDCCSAQPVSEKRSEDRTLNMLKDRPSIWRDSSNSGSGSGSGSDISLPGALTSSNAAPSKGDLPSSFMANTLEPPESLKDHCAVNNLNGYQSARPLNDLNNPLKLGLPVSECETLLDNLTLKQPQPRDHCPPLHHSSPSQGPIAQWIATRREEIVSQMTEACLNQSLDALLARSMLMREDYELVVNQATRTAKVRQLLDNCHRHSEEFSCIVVRKLHDNKQMGLQPYPAEISSPTTAFVSSTPPQSMSYNIPRNM; encoded by the exons ATGGAGCCTGCGGCTATGGGCTGTGTGAATATTGGAAGTCTGACCAGCACCTTGCCCGTGATCCCCTACCAGAAGCTGACCGACCTGTACTACCTGAGCAGAGGAGGCTTCGGCACCGTGTTTAAGGCGCAGCACTCGGACTGGAGGACCACTGTGGCCATCAAATGTCTAAAGCTCGACTCACCGGTTGGAGAAAG AGAGAGGAACTGCCTGCTGAAGGAGGCAGAAGTGCTTCACAAAGCTAGATTTAACTACATCATCCAGATCTTTGGCATCTGCAATGAGCCTGAGTTCTTCTGCATAGTCACAGAATATATGAGCAATGGCTCTCTGGACCTGTTGCTCCATGAG AAGGACATGTATCCTGTTCTTGCCTGGCCTTTACGACTGAGGATTCTTTATGAAATTGCTCTTGGGGTTAACTTCCTTCACAACATGAACCCACCACTTTTACACCATGACCTAAAGACACAGAACATACTGTTGGATGGTGAATTTCATGTTAAG ATTGCCGACTTTGGTCTTTCAAAATGGCGGCAGCTATCTGTCAGTAAAGGCTCAGGCTCCAAGCCCACAGAGATGGGGGGCACAGTGATTTACATGCCCCCTGAGGAGTATGAACCATCCAAGAGCCGCCGGGCAGATGTCAAACATGATATGTACAG TTATGCCATCATTATGTGGGAGGTTCTATCCAGGCAGATCCCATTTGAAG AGGTGACAAACCCAATGCAGATCATGTTCAGCGTACTGCGTGGGATGCGTCCTGACACCAGCTTGGACAGCCTGCCCGCTGACATTCCGAGTAGGGAAACCCTGATCAGTTTAATGACTTGTGGCTGGACCTCTAATCCAGATGAAAGACCTTCATTCCTTA ACTGTTTGATTGAGCTAGAGCCCATGGTGAGGAAGTTTTATGAAATTGACTTCCTGCAGGCTGTGCTGGAGAtcaagaggtcaaag TTGAGGCAGAGATCAGACTGTTGTTCAGCTCAGCCAGTGAGTGAGAAGAGGAGTGAGGACCGAACCCTGAATATGCTTAAGGACAGACCCAGCATCTGGCGG GATAGCTCCAATTCAGGCTCAGGCTCAGGCTCAGGCTCCGACATATCTCTACCAGGTGCTCTCACCAGCAGCAATGCTGCCCCCTCTAAAG GTGACCTTCCATCATCATTCATGGCTAATACTTTAGAGCCTCCTGAATCTCTGAAGGACCACTGTGCAGTTAACAATTTAAATGGCTACCAGAGTGCTAGGCCTTTAAATGATCTGAATAATCCCCTCAAACTTGGCTTACCAGTCTCTGAGTGTGAGACACTGCTTGACAACCTCACCCTGAAACAGCCACAGCCACGAG ATCACTGTCCCCCACTCCACCACTCCTCACCATCACAAGGGCCAATTGCTCAGTGGATTGCAACACGGCGTGAGGAGATTGTCTCCCAGATGACGGAGGCTTGTCTGAACCAGAGTTTGGATGCACTGCTAGCCCGCTCCATGCTGATGCGAGAGGATTATGAACTTGTGGTAAACCAGGCAACGCGCACTGCCAAGGTCCGTCAGCTGCTGGACAACTGTCACCGACACAGTGAAGAATTCTCATGCATCGTTGTCCGCAAGTTGCATGACAACAAACAGATGGGCTTGCAGCCGTACCCAGCTGAAATCAGTTCCCCCACTACAGCCTTTGTCTCCAGCACACCCCCACAGTCTATGTCCTACAATATCCCCAGGAATATGTAG